The proteins below are encoded in one region of Myxococcales bacterium:
- a CDS encoding efflux RND transporter permease subunit has protein sequence MIEKIIEASVKNRFFVIIITAVVILGGVWALYNTPIDAIPDLSDVQVIVFTEYQGQGPQVVEDQVTYPLTTAMLSVPYAKVVRGYSFFGFSLVYIIFDDGTDLYWARSRVLEYLNFVRDRLPQGLSPQLGPDATGVGWVYEYSLVSKKHDLSQLRSIQDWYLRYELAALPGIAEVASLGGFVKQYQVDVDPEKLRAYKVPLSKVKEAIARSNVDVGGRVLEMAETEYIVRGKGYFRSVEDIKNVPIGMNPETHTPIMLSQVADVHLGPEIRRGLAEMNGEGEVVTGIVIIRFGENALEVIDRVKTRLSELKSSLPEGVEIHTSYDRSNLIKRAIGTLKKKLFEEMIVVALICLLFLLHLRSALVAILTLPVGILMALLIMHGLDINANIMSLSGIAIAIGVMVDASIVLVENMHKHKERDHGLSQAELVIRSAKEVGPALFFSLLIITVSFLPVFALQQQEGRLFHPLAYTKTFAMASAAVLAITLIPVLMYYLVRGKIRTEETNPVSRFFIRVYRPIIHFVLRFPKWTVFAALFVMLLTLLPYSLIGSEFMPPLNEGDLLYMPTTPPGISITKAKELLQQTDKIIARHPQVKHVLGKVGRAETATDPAPLSMMESTIILKDEHTWPKGKTMEDIIKELDGMIQFPGVTNAWTMPIKTRIDMLATGIKTPVGIKLLGADLNELSAVGSQIEAVLGTLPDTLSAYSERVVGGNFIDIHIQREEAARYGLTVGDVQDVIKSALGGMNVTYTVEGLERYPVNLRFPRELRDDLDKLRSVPIPTPMGHTVPLAQVANLEVVKGPPSIKSENARRTAWIYVDLKTSDIGGYVQNAKAAIAKQVKLPTGVSIMWSGQYEYMERANKRLAIIVPLTMILVFLLLFMHFRNFQEASIVMATMPFALVGGVWLMFFLGYNMSVAVAVGFIALAGLAAETGIVMLVYLDQSYKHYVQEGKLKSITDLKAAISEGAVDRVRPKLMTVATTLIGLLPVMWGTETGSRIMKRIAAPMVGGLISSTILTLVILPAIFFLWKGFALRRDIAKQ, from the coding sequence ATGATTGAAAAGATCATCGAAGCATCGGTCAAAAACCGTTTCTTCGTTATCATCATCACCGCGGTCGTCATTCTTGGTGGCGTGTGGGCACTTTATAACACGCCTATTGATGCAATCCCTGATCTCTCTGATGTGCAGGTGATCGTTTTTACAGAGTACCAGGGCCAGGGCCCGCAGGTGGTCGAGGACCAGGTCACCTACCCCCTAACAACGGCCATGCTCTCGGTGCCCTACGCGAAAGTCGTGCGCGGTTATTCATTTTTTGGATTCTCACTTGTCTATATTATTTTCGACGATGGCACAGATCTGTATTGGGCACGTTCCCGAGTGCTTGAGTACCTTAACTTTGTTCGTGATCGCTTGCCGCAAGGCCTAAGCCCGCAGCTTGGACCCGATGCGACCGGGGTGGGCTGGGTCTATGAGTACAGTTTGGTTTCAAAGAAACATGATCTTTCACAGCTTCGCTCCATCCAAGATTGGTATCTGCGCTATGAGCTTGCCGCGCTGCCGGGCATCGCTGAAGTGGCAAGTTTAGGTGGTTTCGTTAAGCAATACCAAGTGGACGTCGACCCTGAAAAACTTCGCGCCTACAAAGTTCCGCTATCGAAAGTAAAAGAGGCCATCGCGCGTTCCAACGTGGATGTCGGAGGCCGCGTGCTTGAGATGGCGGAAACCGAATACATCGTGAGGGGTAAGGGCTATTTTCGCTCTGTTGAAGATATCAAAAACGTACCGATTGGGATGAATCCTGAAACCCATACGCCGATTATGCTTTCGCAGGTCGCCGATGTGCACCTTGGCCCAGAAATACGCCGAGGCCTAGCCGAGATGAATGGCGAAGGTGAGGTGGTGACAGGCATCGTTATTATCCGCTTTGGGGAAAACGCGCTAGAGGTCATTGATAGAGTTAAAACACGACTATCAGAACTCAAGTCTAGCCTGCCCGAAGGCGTTGAGATTCACACTTCTTATGATCGCTCCAATCTTATCAAACGTGCGATTGGCACGCTTAAGAAAAAGCTCTTTGAAGAGATGATCGTTGTGGCATTGATTTGCCTGCTTTTCCTTTTGCACTTGCGCTCAGCTTTGGTGGCGATACTGACACTTCCAGTGGGCATCTTGATGGCCCTGCTCATCATGCATGGCCTTGATATCAACGCCAATATCATGAGCCTCAGTGGCATCGCTATCGCCATAGGAGTAATGGTGGACGCCTCCATCGTGCTGGTTGAAAACATGCACAAGCATAAGGAGCGTGATCATGGCTTATCTCAGGCGGAACTGGTGATCCGTTCTGCCAAAGAGGTGGGCCCAGCCCTCTTCTTTTCGCTACTTATCATCACGGTTAGTTTTTTGCCCGTGTTTGCGCTTCAGCAGCAAGAGGGGCGTTTGTTTCATCCACTGGCCTATACCAAAACATTCGCCATGGCCTCGGCCGCAGTGCTAGCGATCACGCTCATCCCTGTGCTGATGTACTATCTGGTCCGCGGCAAGATTCGCACAGAAGAAACCAACCCGGTGAGCCGTTTTTTCATTCGAGTTTATCGCCCGATCATCCATTTTGTATTGCGTTTCCCAAAATGGACCGTTTTTGCGGCCTTGTTTGTGATGCTCCTTACGCTTTTGCCCTACAGCCTGATTGGCTCAGAGTTTATGCCTCCGCTCAATGAAGGCGACCTTTTGTACATGCCCACCACACCTCCTGGCATCAGCATCACAAAAGCAAAAGAGCTGCTTCAGCAAACTGACAAAATCATTGCGCGCCATCCCCAAGTCAAACATGTGCTTGGCAAGGTAGGCAGAGCCGAGACCGCCACCGATCCTGCACCGCTCTCGATGATGGAAAGCACCATTATTCTTAAAGACGAGCACACCTGGCCTAAAGGCAAAACCATGGAGGATATCATCAAAGAACTTGATGGGATGATTCAGTTCCCCGGAGTGACCAATGCATGGACCATGCCGATCAAAACACGCATTGACATGCTGGCAACCGGCATTAAAACGCCTGTCGGCATCAAGTTGCTCGGAGCCGATCTAAACGAGCTTTCTGCGGTGGGTTCGCAGATTGAAGCTGTGCTCGGAACTCTTCCAGACACCCTGTCGGCCTATTCTGAACGCGTCGTTGGCGGAAATTTTATCGACATTCACATCCAGCGTGAGGAGGCGGCGCGTTACGGTCTGACCGTTGGCGACGTGCAAGACGTCATCAAAAGCGCTCTGGGTGGCATGAACGTGACGTATACCGTCGAGGGGCTGGAACGCTATCCAGTCAACCTTCGTTTCCCTCGGGAACTTCGCGACGATTTGGATAAACTTCGCTCGGTGCCTATTCCAACGCCCATGGGACATACGGTTCCGCTTGCTCAGGTTGCCAATCTCGAGGTAGTTAAAGGTCCGCCTTCCATCAAAAGTGAAAATGCACGCCGGACGGCTTGGATTTACGTAGACCTGAAAACCTCTGACATAGGCGGCTACGTGCAAAACGCAAAAGCAGCTATTGCCAAGCAAGTAAAGCTTCCCACGGGCGTTTCGATCATGTGGTCTGGCCAGTATGAATACATGGAGCGCGCAAACAAGCGCTTGGCCATCATCGTCCCGCTCACCATGATTCTCGTTTTCTTGCTGCTATTCATGCATTTTCGCAATTTCCAAGAAGCAAGCATTGTCATGGCCACGATGCCCTTTGCGTTGGTCGGCGGTGTCTGGCTTATGTTTTTTCTTGGCTATAACATGTCCGTAGCAGTAGCCGTTGGCTTCATTGCCCTTGCGGGCTTGGCAGCGGAAACCGGTATCGTCATGTTGGTCTACCTGGATCAGTCCTATAAACATTACGTCCAAGAGGGCAAACTTAAAAGCATTACCGATCTCAAAGCCGCCATCAGTGAAGGCGCTGTCGATCGCGTCAGGCCCAAACTAATGACCGTAGCCACCACCCTGATCGGCCTGCTTCCCGTCATGTGGGGAACAGAAACCGGCTCACGCATCATGAAACGCATCGCGGCGCCAATGGTAGGAGGACTTATCTCCTCGACCATTCTGACTCTAGTTATTCTTCCAGCCATCTTCTTTCTCTGGAAGGGTTTTGCACTTCGGCGTGACATTGCAAAACAGTAA
- a CDS encoding OmcA/MtrC family decaheme c-type cytochrome, with translation MTTRFLCAFARVAVVVCVAGLVACEGPAGPNGADGEPGTSSDPLAGIDGGTTTGRSAAFVGGGLQVELLAAAIDSAGVASVEFKLTSDDGDPLDRLGVYTIGETSLNFVLAKLSEHSDGGPGSYTAYTKTTQTSDITDETAEQASSESDGTFEEIDPDQGSYRYTFSTTIDSPSMNSTHTVGVYATRNVDDQRYDASDTLDFVPNGSDVSLQRELVTDAACTSCHSEISAHGGARIGVKLCVLCHNPQTSDPDTGNTVDFPVMIHKIHMGEHLPSVQANTPYQIIGYRGSVHDYSTVTFPQPVVNCEACHQGQDADLHASRTTKSTCTSCHDMTSFEDPAPNGLSLHGGGAQPDNAQCTVCHPAAGSLAGIRDVHMDPIFDPNAPVLAFELLSVSNTAPGQQPVLDFKVTVDGAALDILTTPMDRLRATIAGPNTDFASYWQVTIQGSGASGTLSAIDANAGEFQYEFSAPNAIPVDATGSYTLALEGRIVEDTIRYAAFTETIAFAVTDSEAVPRRTVVSSDLCNNCHYSVAGHGGGRKGAKVCVLCHQASTMITNGGTRFEDDELMRLQTVDFKVMIHKIHMGEHLSQPYFLGGRPSESNPAGSPTDFGEIRYPRSPSDCESCHVQNTYILPLSLDMSPTLFDEMSCSENPGDDANDYCNDPYWLVDQTIEVPPETAVCTACHDQPATQAHAEVMTTTMGGEICAVCHGPGTVYDVAVVHSAP, from the coding sequence ATGACTACTCGATTTCTTTGTGCATTTGCACGGGTTGCTGTCGTGGTGTGCGTAGCAGGACTTGTGGCTTGTGAAGGGCCAGCCGGTCCCAATGGTGCCGACGGAGAACCTGGCACAAGTTCGGATCCACTTGCTGGTATCGACGGTGGAACAACCACTGGACGATCGGCTGCTTTTGTTGGCGGAGGGCTACAAGTGGAGTTACTTGCTGCTGCAATTGACAGTGCAGGAGTTGCAAGCGTTGAGTTTAAGTTGACCTCCGATGACGGGGATCCTTTGGATCGTCTCGGCGTGTATACAATTGGCGAAACTTCATTGAACTTTGTTCTAGCCAAGTTGAGCGAACACAGTGACGGCGGACCTGGATCGTATACCGCATACACAAAAACTACACAGACCAGTGACATCACGGACGAAACTGCTGAACAAGCGAGCTCCGAGAGCGATGGGACCTTTGAAGAAATCGACCCGGACCAAGGCAGCTACCGTTATACCTTTTCGACCACTATCGATTCTCCCTCCATGAATTCAACCCATACCGTTGGAGTTTACGCAACGCGAAATGTGGACGATCAGAGATACGACGCAAGCGATACCCTTGATTTCGTACCGAACGGCTCGGATGTTAGTTTGCAACGCGAGTTGGTTACCGACGCCGCTTGCACAAGTTGTCACAGTGAGATTTCCGCACATGGCGGTGCACGAATTGGCGTCAAACTGTGCGTGCTCTGTCACAATCCACAAACAAGTGACCCAGATACCGGTAACACTGTTGATTTTCCCGTCATGATTCACAAAATCCATATGGGAGAGCACTTACCTAGCGTACAAGCAAACACGCCCTATCAAATCATCGGCTACCGCGGCAGCGTGCACGACTACTCAACCGTCACCTTCCCGCAGCCCGTTGTGAACTGCGAGGCCTGCCATCAAGGACAAGATGCAGATTTGCACGCGTCAAGAACAACCAAGAGCACTTGCACTTCATGTCATGACATGACCTCGTTTGAAGATCCGGCTCCCAATGGACTAAGCTTGCATGGTGGTGGCGCGCAACCTGACAACGCTCAGTGCACTGTCTGCCATCCTGCAGCAGGTAGTCTCGCGGGTATTCGCGATGTGCACATGGATCCAATCTTTGATCCCAATGCACCAGTCTTGGCTTTTGAACTGCTTTCAGTAAGCAATACGGCACCGGGACAGCAGCCGGTGTTGGATTTCAAAGTGACTGTCGATGGAGCCGCTCTTGATATTCTCACCACTCCGATGGACAGACTCCGAGCCACCATAGCTGGGCCGAATACAGATTTTGCAAGCTACTGGCAGGTAACCATCCAGGGATCGGGAGCATCTGGAACACTCAGCGCTATCGATGCCAATGCCGGGGAGTTCCAATACGAATTCTCCGCTCCCAATGCAATCCCTGTGGATGCCACTGGAAGCTACACTCTCGCACTTGAAGGCCGCATTGTAGAGGATACAATTCGCTACGCAGCGTTTACGGAAACTATTGCTTTCGCAGTCACTGATTCAGAAGCTGTACCGCGACGCACGGTTGTATCAAGCGATTTGTGTAACAACTGTCACTATTCAGTGGCCGGTCATGGAGGCGGACGCAAGGGGGCAAAGGTTTGCGTCCTTTGTCATCAAGCCAGTACGATGATCACGAATGGTGGAACTCGTTTCGAAGACGACGAGCTCATGCGGCTACAGACTGTGGATTTCAAAGTTATGATTCACAAGATTCACATGGGTGAACATCTGAGCCAGCCTTATTTTCTGGGGGGACGTCCATCCGAAAGTAATCCGGCTGGCAGTCCCACTGACTTTGGGGAGATCCGTTACCCTCGAAGCCCAAGTGACTGTGAGAGCTGCCACGTCCAAAATACCTACATCCTGCCTCTGTCTTTGGATATGTCACCCACTCTATTTGACGAAATGAGTTGCTCTGAGAATCCGGGAGATGATGCCAATGACTACTGCAATGACCCCTACTGGTTAGTGGATCAAACCATTGAAGTGCCGCCAGAAACAGCGGTGTGCACAGCGTGTCACGATCAGCCGGCCACACAGGCTCATGCCGAAGTGATGACCACTACCATGGGCGGAGAAATCTGCGCGGTATGTCATGGACCTGGAACGGTTTATGACGTTGCCGTGGTACACAGCGCTCCATGA
- a CDS encoding CxxxxCH/CxxCH domain-containing protein encodes MNLRWVLIATFFVTACTKEKEPDLVTTCVNWTDDVAPVFTEQCSKCHSVSSAAAQYDVTEYKTVLGANQVPPIVIAGSEESTLLRVLNPDSADAIHSGFKEVYDLVETWIVGCNAAYIQSVIHPSGIMNPGDEGFHGKLLSQHRWNFSLCENCHGEAAGESRQTPCTSCHTSGPTACETCHNDALYYSGAHRYHLSYENGVLDFEICNNCHHKPNSYSDAGHLFNEDGSVDWLPAEVNFGAIANFSPAADIRQGPAEYDFDSRQCSNVYCHGDGSQNSTALDASPLWLQIAEEKCNFCHAMPPESHAQDQCEACHQQVVGKDNIIINKSLHVDGIVQVGREGESGCTRCHGQSGSPAPPYDLAGHSLATFIGVGAHQSHTQALHRITAPIACNECHQEVTDLHSEGHIDTPLPAEVFINNAAVLATAQGAMPSWNRESNQCSDVYCHGGGALSDDSAFSVSRRPAWTTSGVTEMTCGFCHGFPPGDANHDPNFGFSDCVLCHTSVDEFGNTIVTGPPGSEVSEHINGVINVR; translated from the coding sequence ATGAACTTAAGATGGGTGCTCATAGCCACATTTTTTGTTACGGCATGCACAAAAGAAAAAGAGCCTGACCTAGTCACAACTTGTGTGAATTGGACGGATGACGTGGCGCCAGTTTTTACTGAGCAGTGTTCGAAATGTCACAGTGTTTCGAGCGCTGCAGCGCAGTATGACGTCACAGAATACAAAACAGTGCTCGGAGCAAACCAGGTCCCGCCCATCGTGATTGCGGGAAGTGAAGAATCGACTTTGCTCCGAGTGCTCAATCCTGACTCAGCGGACGCCATCCATTCTGGTTTCAAAGAAGTCTATGACTTGGTTGAGACTTGGATAGTAGGATGCAATGCCGCATACATACAGTCGGTCATTCACCCTTCCGGAATCATGAACCCCGGCGATGAAGGTTTTCACGGCAAGTTACTTTCCCAGCACCGGTGGAACTTTAGTTTGTGCGAAAACTGCCATGGTGAAGCCGCCGGAGAGTCCAGACAAACGCCTTGCACGAGCTGCCACACTAGCGGCCCTACGGCATGTGAAACGTGTCACAACGACGCACTCTATTATAGTGGCGCGCATCGCTATCATCTTTCCTATGAAAACGGTGTGCTCGATTTCGAGATATGTAACAATTGTCACCATAAACCGAATAGCTATAGTGATGCAGGGCATTTGTTTAATGAAGATGGATCCGTGGATTGGTTACCTGCCGAAGTTAATTTTGGAGCCATTGCTAACTTCAGTCCAGCCGCAGACATACGACAAGGACCTGCTGAATACGATTTTGACTCTAGGCAATGCTCGAATGTCTATTGTCACGGCGATGGCTCGCAAAACAGCACCGCTCTTGACGCCAGCCCGCTGTGGCTACAAATCGCAGAAGAAAAGTGTAACTTTTGCCACGCTATGCCCCCAGAAAGTCACGCCCAGGATCAGTGTGAGGCATGCCATCAGCAAGTTGTAGGGAAAGACAATATCATCATCAACAAAAGCCTGCATGTGGACGGCATCGTACAAGTCGGCCGTGAAGGCGAGAGCGGCTGCACACGCTGTCACGGTCAAAGTGGCAGTCCTGCCCCACCCTATGATCTAGCAGGACATAGTCTTGCCACATTCATAGGTGTCGGTGCACACCAAAGTCATACTCAAGCTCTGCATCGCATCACCGCTCCGATTGCATGCAACGAATGCCATCAAGAGGTGACTGACTTGCATAGCGAAGGGCACATTGACACGCCACTCCCTGCCGAAGTCTTTATAAACAACGCCGCTGTGCTAGCCACAGCTCAAGGAGCCATGCCAAGTTGGAATCGCGAAAGCAATCAATGCAGCGACGTTTATTGTCACGGTGGTGGGGCTCTTAGTGATGACAGTGCTTTTTCGGTCAGTCGAAGGCCTGCTTGGACCACTTCGGGCGTCACGGAAATGACTTGCGGATTTTGTCACGGTTTTCCACCAGGCGATGCGAACCACGATCCAAATTTCGGGTTTAGCGATTGTGTGCTCTGTCATACTTCCGTCGACGAATTCGGGAATACCATTGTTACAGGACCTCCAGGTAGTGAAGTGAGTGAACACATCAACGGGGTGATTAATGTCCGCTGA
- a CDS encoding NapC/NirT family cytochrome c → MSAETTKAVFDMYPMAIGLALVSSALATIILIWFLLRRPPLTLSTKVALFFGLGAFPILAALIGNTANFVHSKHRNFCSSCHVMLPYTQDSNNWNSTTLASRHARNAEFGDHNCYMCHQDYGMFGTVMTKMGGLRHAWEYYTEYQYYSLEQSRKRFISISLSKTVPAPIAIRLGCLSGKMCLNTVHSKTKSVTKR, encoded by the coding sequence ATGTCCGCTGAAACAACCAAAGCAGTTTTTGACATGTACCCGATGGCAATAGGACTTGCACTTGTAAGTTCCGCCTTAGCAACCATTATTTTGATTTGGTTTTTGCTTCGACGGCCTCCATTGACGCTTAGCACAAAGGTCGCATTGTTCTTCGGACTCGGCGCGTTTCCCATTCTGGCAGCCCTGATTGGGAATACGGCAAATTTTGTGCACAGTAAGCATCGTAACTTTTGTAGCTCATGTCACGTCATGCTTCCCTACACACAAGATTCCAACAATTGGAATAGTACAACCCTAGCCTCCAGGCACGCACGCAATGCCGAGTTTGGTGATCACAACTGTTATATGTGCCATCAAGACTACGGCATGTTCGGAACCGTGATGACTAAAATGGGAGGACTGCGCCATGCTTGGGAATACTACACGGAATACCAGTATTATAGTTTAGAGCAGTCAAGAAAAAGATTCATCTCTATAAGCCTTTCAAAAACAGTTCCTGCACCCATTGCCATTCGACTCGGTTGCCTATCTGGAAAGATGTGCCTGAACACGGTTCACTCAAAGACGAAATCAGTCACAAAGAGGTGA